One Littorina saxatilis isolate snail1 linkage group LG1, US_GU_Lsax_2.0, whole genome shotgun sequence genomic window carries:
- the LOC138973436 gene encoding coatomer subunit epsilon-like yields MANQDVDELFDIRTALLTGNYQHCINESQKLHVSNPEIKVQRDVIMYRAYIAQRKFGVVLDEIRSSHSDELQAVRMFADYLANDSKRDAVVRDLDAKMAGSFDVNNSTFVLMAASVYYHEQNHDAALRVLHQSDNLECMSLMVEILLKMDRVDLAKKELKRMQDTDEDSILFQLAQAWFFLTVGGDKYQDAYYIFQEMADKHASTPLLLNGQAACYMAQGRFDDAESVLQEALDKDSNNPETLVNMVVLTQHLGKSTEVSNRYISQLKDSHRSHPFVKDYLQKESEFERISKNYAPSVTA; encoded by the exons ATGGCGAACCAAGACGTAGACGAACTGTTTGATATTCGCACAGCTTTGCTGACAGGAAACTATCAGCACTGCATCAATGAATCACAAAAGCTTCAC GTCAGCAACCCAGAAATAAAGGTCCAGCGTGATGTAATCATGTATCGTGCCTACATTGCTCAACGCAAATTTGGAGTTGTGCTGGATGAAATTCGCTCCTCTCATTCTGATGAACTTCAAGCAGTTCGCATGTTTGCTGACTATCTGGCCAATGATAGCAAAAG AGATGCTGTTGTTCGGGATCTTGACGCCAAGATGGCTGGGAGTTTTGATGTGAACAATAGCACTTTTGTTTTGATGGCAGCCTCCGTTTACTATCATGAACAG AACCACGATGCTGCCCTGAGGGTGCTTCACCAGTCTGACAATTTGGAATG TATGTCACTGATGGTGGAGATCCTCCTGAAGATGGACAGAGTGGACCTTGCCAA aaaagagttgAAACGGATGCAAGACACAGATGAGGACAGCATCCTCTTCCAGCTGGCTCAGGCCTGGTTCTTCCTCACTGTG ggtGGAGACAAATACCAAGACGCATATTACATTTTCCAAGAGATGGCAGATAAGCATGCCAGTACTCCCCTGTTGCTGAACGGCCAGGCAGCCTGCTACATGGCTCAGGGCCGCTTTGATGACGCAGAGTCTGTGTTGCAGGAGGCTTTGGACAAG GACAGCAACAACCCAGAGACCTTGGTCAATATGGTGGTCCTTACACAGCATCTTGGCAAGTCAACCGAG GTGAGCAACAGATACATCTCGCAGCTCAAGGATTCTCACAGGAGCCATccctttgtcaaagattaccTGCAGAAG GAAAGTGAATTTGAGAGGATATCAAAGAACTACGCTCCATCAGTAACAGCATGA
- the LOC138973426 gene encoding FAST kinase domain-containing protein 5, mitochondrial-like, which yields MLRSFQLICKAPSLVCPRCQRFTFPHKFIGLIIPNSHYSAAKLPAKKSHAADFQLRQGFERRQLKSYDPIRPVSDILLQSLNRRHADSFAVPAGNPSFSLATPLAEVSTTDLVCAIYTPPTDEVAKTAHLKDIEQLLVKRLYRMSLALMLQACHGFYIQGFTFRQFLSQMFGVIDEMFDELTPSPGEVSQLFLYIFIHGNAPAMLFHKVEEYLLTNLDKFHVNDLGVICVGFFRGNSRLSSQDLLDAIAKKLLRDLESLEPFLLLDFVKMFRHASYIKASFYEQLGDQLVQSKFLSNYNTINPIMHIAFTFASIPVNHTQLFEGLFSRAEKILTQQRNIRTKDISKFVWACGTLQFQPEGWETRYKQLMECFEARHNSRNFPESLAELLMGLVYLAVFPERLLQECLSPEIANRLLQSGSDKEKSIQLLLLNETVKMECPDYKGCLLSEDHLTVLMQHPSVSRDLETELQTRTGLLAVLTSLEHCLGSEKVHCCYPLLHFKTAVIELQHCTEHGFISFTSPAARQLAQSAWLRREFTQRAITDQLYSALTKPQPANVALEQPVNNPVPSFVTRLAILVSSNSQYALNDNTHMLGHLRTMKRQLGKAGYTVLQISPTDALQLELASHEERCRFLSQRLSSALQADIMLS from the exons ATGCTGCGTTCATTCCAACTGATTTGCAAGGCACCGTCCTTGGTCTGCCCAAGATGCCAGAGGTTCACCTTCCCACACAAATTTATTGGACTCATTATTCCCAACAGCCACTACTCTGCTGCAAAACTTCCTGCCAAGAAAAGCCATGCTGCTGACTTCCAACTGCGCCAAGGATTTGAGAGGCGCCAGTTAAAATCATACGACCCCATCAGACCTGTTTCTGACATCCTGCTACAATCACTCAACAGAAGACATGCAGACAGTTTTGCTGTACCAG CAGGCAACCCCAGCTTCTCACTGGCCACCCCTTTGGCAGAGGTATCAACGACAGACCTGGTTTGTGCGATCTATACTCCACCCACAGATGAGGTTGCCAAGACTGCTCATCTGAAAGACATTGAACAGCTACTGGTCAAACGACTGTACAGAATGTCACTGGCTTTGATGCTACAGGCATGTCACGGATTCTACATTCAAGGCTTCACTTTTCGTCAGTTCTTGTCACAGATGTTCGGTGTCATTGATGAAATGTTTGATGAGCTGACCCCATCACCAGGAGAAGTGTCTCAACTGTTTCTGTACATCTTCATTCACGGCAATGCGCCTGCAATGCTTTTTCACAAAGTTGAAGAATACCTCTTAACAAATCTAGACAAGTTCCATGTAAATGATCTGGGTGTGATTTGTGTTGGGTTCTTCAGGGGGAATTCAAGACTGTCGTCACAAGATCTTCTTGATGCAATCGCAAAGAAACTGTTGAGAGACTTAGAATCACTGGAACCCTTTCTGTTGCTTGACTTTGTGAAAATGTTTCGCCATGCAAGTTACATCAAAGCCAGCTTTTACGAACAACTTGGAGACCAACTGGTCCAGAGTAAGTTCTTGTCAAATTACAATACGATCAACCCTATTATGCATATTGCATTCACCTTTGCTTCAATACCAGTCAACCATACTCAGCTCTTTGAAGGCCTTTTCAGCAGGGCTGAGAAGATCCTCACGCAACAACGAAACATTCGCACCAAGGACATTTCAAAGTTCGTGTGGGCCTGCGGGACTCTTCAGTTTCAGCCCGAGGGATGGGAGACAAGATACAAGCAGCTGATGGAGTGTTTCGAGGCAAGGCACAACAGCAGAAATTTCCCTGAGTCCTTGGCAGAGCTTCTGATGGGACTGGTGTACCTGGCTGTTTTCCCTGAAAGGCTTCTACAGGAGTGTCTGTCACCTGAAATTGCCAACAGGCTATTAC AGAGTGGCTCAGATAAAGAGAAGAGTATTCAGCTGCTGCTGTTGAATGAAACAGTTAAGATGGAATGTCCAGACTACAAGGGGTGTCTGCTATCTGAG GACCATTTGACAGTGCTGATGCAACACCCTTCTGTGTCCCGTGACCTTGAGACAGAACTGCAGACAAGGACGGGGCTTCTTGCAGTGCTGACTTCTCTAGAACACTGTCTTGGTTCTGAGAAGGTCCACTGTTGTTATCCTCTGCTTCACTTTAAAACAGCAG TCATAGAGCTTCAGCACTGCACCGAGCATGGCTTCATAAGTTTCACATCCCCAGCAGCAAGGCAACTGGCACAGTCAGCATGGCTGAGGAGAGAATTCACCCAACGAGCCATCACAGACCAGTTGTACTCCGCTCTCACCAAACCGCAACCAGCAAACGTGGCTCTAGAACAGCCAGTCAACAATCCTGTCCCTAGCTTTGTAACAAG GTTAGCCATACTGGTGTCAAGCAACAGCCAATATGCACTGAACGATAATACACACATGCTGGGGCATCTGCGTACAATGAAACGTCAACTGGGAAAGGCTGGATACACTGTTCTTCAG ATCTCCCCGACTGATGCATTGCAGCTGGAGCTAGCTTCACATGAAGAGAGATGTCGTTTCCTGTCACAACGGCTGTCTTCTGCTCTGCAGGCCGACATCATGCTGTCATAG